The stretch of DNA ttcaatttttatgcaattttacatgtttataaaatattaaaaattaaattttctatggggcttacgccccgtgcctcgaGACTTACGCCTCgatgaggcatatgtaaaatccCTCGCTTTAcgtccacgccttttaaaacTCTACCCCCAAATATCCCAatatcaatttgatgaaaaatgCTTGGGCGGAGGGGGGAGGATTTGGAAAGAGAAAGTGACAATTGTCTGGAGCAGCATGTGGTAGATGAAATCTAGATCACTCCCCAACCATCATTTATCAccccttttttaaaaaaaaatataccaTCTCATTCATGCTGAAGCATAGGGTCTGCGTAATagggtaaataccgaattaccataTTGAAATAGTAAATTTTATGGTAtgtattttggtatttggtataaTATTTGGTTTTAAGTTTTAAAATAATTTGGTATAAGATATGGtatttgatatttaaaaaaataatatcgaaatactgataccgtaccgaaatatatactaAATCCACATTCCGGATATTATTGATTAGGCTACTTAGGCCAATCTTTTCCTTAAGGTTGCAGCAAATTTCTTAATGTTCCAAGATAATTCATTTATTTGTTAAAAGGAGATGAATCCTTGAGAATATAGAATCTATGGCAAGCTTGGAAATCTTTTTCTCCATTGAACAAGGGCATTGTGGTCAACATTTTTGTCAATATGTTTGGTCGATTCGATAGGTGTACGAGACAGACCTAACGACCATGTTCCTCTACATCACACTGCCTGTGTGACTTGAATAGAATATTTTACCTCTGAACAAGTCAAAGCCAATTCAACTTAATGGTTTCTGCATTTGTGAATAGAAGCTGTATTACCAGATTATATACAGTAGGGTGGATCCCCTGCCAGAAAACGTGAGATCCTACTAAGTCAAAAGTGCTTTTTGGCCAAAATTAAGAGTACATTTcgacataagaatttttttattttttttcgaaatctgGTCATTCCTTTTAGTGGTTTCTTTAATGGAGATGTAGGCAAGGGAACAGGATCATTCTTCTTTCCCTCTTAAgccaaagaaaaagaagaaaattttcCTCAATATTCTATTCCCCCTTTAATTTATTTCTCTTCTTTATCGCCTGCTTTCTGTTTGGATCACCAGTGACATCATGAAACTTGTGTGGAAATAGATTCATAGTACTCAACAAGTGTAAGAATGCAACCAAAGAAAATAACTCTCAGAATATGCAGCAAGCAAATCATAAATCATATACATCATCCACCTTGAAATTGACAATGTACACCAAGTCATTAACACTTCAACTACATCAGCAGGGAACTAGTAGTTTATCAAACATAGGTACTTTGCAAATGAAGAGAGCAACCACAGCTTTCAAATTATGTTCTTCGCGAAAGAAAACTTAAGACTGCAACAGATACTATTCTCTGATGTGCCGTGCGATGAGGCCATTAAGCAGAAAAAACCCAAGATTTATTTGCAGCAAATAGACCACAAACATCATATGCAGGCGTCTTCAGTGATTAGTGACCACATCATTTGGCATACATGAATGAGGTCCATCTATCACCAGCTCCTTTCTTTAAGTAAACGTATATACAAGAAGCCATAGCAGTATCAGACACAAGCCATTGTCTCAACATATTGGTGGGTGTCATACCATTCAAACACCGAAACATCTTCCCACATGACCGGGATCTTCGCTGTCCCTAAATCAGCAACCTCCTTGATAGTCATACGACGAGCATCATATTCAATAATAACCTCTGGCATGCTTACCAAAAATCTTGATGTCTGTTCCTTGTCATCGACAATAACAGATACAATATTGCACGTTCGACGATTCACATCTagtaaatcaagttcttcactcAACATCAGTGGATATGCAATATGCAGAGCACTAAGATCAACACGATACTTCACAAACCACTGACGATAATCACTCCCCAACTCGAGAACTTCAAAATTCATTGAACTAAAATTTTGTACCTCAATAAGATGCAAATGTCCACCAGACTGCCCAAAATACCTTATATTCCTTTTCAACAAGCCATTAAGAATTACAgtgctaggcatagttttaaagcacAAAGAATCCAAATCGAACCTTATAAACAACCCACCTTCACTAACCCAATGCATACAGCCATTCAAGAACACACCCTGAGCTAAAAAGTATTGCTTTATATCCAATATCTCCTTAGAATCTTTCCAAATTCCAGATTGTGATGAATATACATAAAATTCATAAATCCCATTTGATTTCATCACACATACAATTCTATAACTATCAGAAACCATAGGATCAAAAGCCATATTCATTACCATAATCTCACAAGGCTTTGTATCTGGAAGTGGAATCAACCTATGCTGATTTGTACTGGGATTATAAACATAGCATACTTGATTTTCAGCACCCAAGTTGAAGTTAATACAGAACAATCCATTACAAGAATGTAAAGATTGAAGCTTTGAAGTTGTACACGTGGCAAGATTCTTGAATGCTAAAGGAATCATATTCATTTGTGTTTTAGGCATGCCATTGAAAGGGATGAACTCCAAATGGTCATTTCCATAAACCCACCAGCAGAAAAAGAGTCCATCAACTTTTCCGGAACTGTGTTTTCTCTGGCACTGAAGTCGTCGGAAACTTTGGCTTGAAATAAGGGAAAACCAGTATTTACAGACGGTTTGGGATCGCAAAAGGGATTTTGGGGGTAACCGGAGGAGAATCTCTGTCAAAAGATCAGCATTTCCGGTGATTTCGGTGCCTGATGCCGGAAAATCTACCGACCGATCACCGGAGATTCCATTTAAGGAAGTTTCCGACATTCTCCCGCCAGACCCGGCCTTAGGGAATGTGTTCTTGGTACGGTTTTCGGGTGAATCGTATAAATAGAAGGCGGAATTAGAGATTTTACGTATTTAGTCCGTGTGTTTTTAGCTATTTTAGTTGTGGTCCTGCTGTTTTGTTTTTAGCCAAGGTAGATATTTTCACCAACAATTTGAGCAAAGGTGTCAATAGCATTCTTTACCATCCAACTTAGAGAGTAATTTTCCTAAGATTCTTCCTTTGACAAAGTAATAGAAAACTTAGCTAAGTTATGTGTTAGTTTATCTACACTTTCAAGAATATAAACAAAGTAGACATGATCAAACAAAGTCGATAGCTTCCAAATATATTCACAAGTCACTTCTATAAAATTTTGCGTCTCATAAAATCTTCACCTTCTTTCAACCATTTGTAATTGCACGTTCAAGAGTCATtcttataacaagcgcttcagcAATCATGACTTTTTCTACAAACTTGATTGAAGATCCATAAGCATGAAGCGGTTTCCAAGGCTATCCCAAACCACAATACCAATACTCACTTGTCTAGCGTCCACATGTAAACCTGCAtcattaaataataatatatcaTCTTGCAGATTTGTTAATTGAGCCATACACCAATTTTCATTTTGAGAAAAATGTAGATGAGCAAGTAACTAAAATCTCTTTATAGTTATGATAATTAAATAGAGACCTATAAACGATATCATTTAGTTCAAACATATCTTGATTAAAATACAAAGCATTCCTAGCTTTTCAGATTTGCCACATAATATTAACACTTAAATTTATTAATTCTATCGTCTCACGATATTGTCTAGCATCTGCAACCATCttataccaaaccaaaccaaactgaaaaattattaatattttctAAATTAGGCCAGTTTATAAGACTTAGTTTTCACACAAGTTGAGAATGAGTATATCTAAATGTCATATGCTCAACATCCTCACCTTCAGTACCGCATATCTTACATATTCTCTCCACTTGATATTCTTTTAGCAAGATTTTATAACTTACAGGAAAGAAATTAAGAATATATTTCTTTAGAAAATGTTTAAGTTTATTTTTGTTGACCTCAGCGGTATagattttgatgattgacaaaggaacgcATGCAAGAACCAGATCCATGGACACTATACATAGGGTACGGTCAGAATCAAGCAAAAGGCATGCACGTGTAAGGGATAAGTATAGGTGGTTATTTCTGATAATTCCTAAACGAAAAGattgcatatttgataaggagcagGACTCCTTACTTAAAGAGAACTATATCCAAGATAAGAAAAGAGTTAGAGGTTAAAGTTAACTAAAACTCTTCCACCCAAGGAAGAGTAAAGTATTAGACTTCTAGTTACtccttattctactaactctataaatatcaGTGTTATTCTCTTTTACATGTGACACACATGTACTGAAGTAAAAGCATAATTGAgagaaaaatagcaaggcattttgtgagcaattccTGTGAGATTCAAGAGTACGATCCTGAAGCTATATGAACCAAATtgaagaatcaatttcataaagaGTTTTATGTATCTGTCTTTATTTCTAGTTTAAAGTATAGTAGACGTTTtgaattgtacctttcagctctCTTTAGAAGCAAATTATACTAAGTACTCGAGTTGcattattcaagttagagttaactttcAGTATTCGCAAAAGTCTGTGGCGTGTTGCTACAAGGATTAGAgtttaatccttaggtttgcaacaGATTTGTAAACTTTATTGTTTGGGTCGGAGTTATAGTGAAGTGTTTGAGAAAATCGTACTGGAAAGTgggtcgtgattttttcaccttttgagctggGTATTTTCGACGTAAAAATACTTATGTTCTTTACTGCGTTACTTATTCCGCAAAGGAACACAtaaaagaaccaggtccttctataatctagtgcacgcaaaaattggacaccacacaaatcatccccatccccctcttgtgtggtattaaagtataaaacatcaattggcatcagagcaggttatccttgaagaggctaacaccttaggaaaagatcaagatgagtgtaCTACCTGAAAACTGTAAAGAGCAATCCACTACTAGGCCACCACTATCCAATGCTCATTGCTATTCTTGGTGGAAGGAAAGAATATGAGATCACTCGCAGATAACTGATGGATGCTTCAAATGTAGTAAACAGTACCACATGATCAAGAACTGTCCTATGTGGGAAGTCGAATGGAAAAATGAGAGATCTAAAAGAAGGAACAAGTTCATGAAAAGAAGAACTACAATAAAGGGCCATCTAAAGCAATTATTGCTACTTAGGAAGATAATTTAAATGAGTACACTGATGATGGTGATGCTAAACGAGCTcttatggcaattggagaatGTAAAGATGAACCTGATGAAGAATCTAAGATAAGTTTTCTGAACCTAAAGGATAAAAATTCCTTTCTAAAGAAAGACTATTAGAACGGTTGCTAATTATAGTTGATGAATCTAAGAATATAAGTTCTGAAAAAGAACAGTTTTCAAAAGAGTGTAACTTTTTAAAAGCAGAATGCAAAAACTTGGAAATAAAAGCTTGTaaaactgaaaaggaaaatactGCTTTGAAGAACCACGTTCATGTACTTGATACAACCATTTTAGAACATAGATCTGAAAATCTGATGTTAAAGTTAGGAACATGTAAAGGAATAGCCAGTGATGAACAACTCGAACTAGAGGATGACTTAAGAAAGTTTAAAGATgagtgataagtgtggattttaattACTTATTAGTACCTTCGTGCTTTAGTTTTCAGTCCGAAAGTAGTAATTTTTGTTTTCGAATCTAATGAAAATGTGTGAATTGCAGGCATGCCAGAGGATATAAGCTCAAcgaagaaatctaactcaaaaaggagaCGTCCCAACTCAAATAGCCAAAGAGGAGAAATGcaaagaattgtgcggtccacagaactTTCTGCGGTCGCAGATGCAAGTTCGACCCGCAAAAAGAATAGTGCGGCCGTAGAGTAACCACTAAAGCTTTAAAGGCGCTTAGTAGCAGCGCGGTCCGCACACCAAATTGTGCAGCTGCAGAAGCTGCTCGCACTGACAAACTTGAAAAGATGAAATAAGATGCAAAAGACCAAGTCTGAAGCCTCGTTGAAGTGTGGTCCACAACCAAATTGTGCGACTGCACAAGCTGAAGTGCGCCGCAAAAGTTATCGTGCGGTTGCAAAATCCCAACTACTGCAAGAGCACCAGatgaaagtgcggaccgcagttgaaatatgcggccgcagaacctcccggaTGGCATTTTTGTTAGTGAATTTTAGAGCACTATAAATAGATGAGAAACACTTTTTTATGGCAACTTTTGTACTGTAGCAGCTGGTAACGGTTAGACTTAGCAATTTTGGGAAATTTGTTATTAGAATTAGAGAAAACCCATTACTTTTACTCGTTAATTTTATCTTTATGTCTTCAAttaattcttctttttttattttccataTCTTTGATTATGAATAACtagattttatctagggttgtgacccaaccctagtgtgtaaaacttatgggtatttaatattAATGCTTATTATTGATTGAGTAtatgttatttagccttgtttatactttatatcgagaattaatggttgcaaacattgattcattccTGTTTGATTTAGTTCTTACTTGACAAAGAGGAACCCAGTCTAGGAAATCTTAGCTAATAAGAAATTAAACTAGTTGAAGTTTTGATTAGTTTAATTAAaggatttgaactagagataggtaTAATCCCACTTGGACTCATATCAATTGTTTAAATTACTACCCATTTGGTCTTAAGAAAGACAATTTGAGCATAATCACGCTttgactgagaggtattgagtgggtacttgagaatTAAGAGTCATAACACGCCCCGATCTACCAAACAAGCATAGATTtactcaaaagtttataatttaactattagaataattactcaacccaaattggaagattcctaaatttcatcctcagacccacattcccggattccgaaaatatttataaataaatgttacccataacctcacgaacacaaatatataatttttactcaatttcataatcattttcgtagtctaatcccatttttatcaaaacctaggtttttcaataaaatactaaaatttctacaatttccatgttaaaacctacccataatctatgtattaaactcacattatgtAGAATACACTTACCTCAAGATGCTAGGTAAAATTTCCTCTctaaagagctccaaaatcggccaagaGATGTCTGGAAATGAAAGAAATGGCCCAATTCCCGATTTAAATTAAAACACTGCCCAGGCCtgccttctacgcgatcgcgaacaaaatCTCACGATCGTGAAAGCAAAACTGTCCTAGCCCCTGAAAACCTCTTACGCGATCGTGAGAAAGCCTCCGTGAACGCAAAACACAAGCCCTGCCAACCTAAGCGAACGCAGccagcccttcgcgaacgcgaatggcATTTAACCTGCCAGCCCCCAGGCTAagccttcttcacgaacgcgcgCGAACGCGATGGCTAGTGGCCTAGAGCCTTCGCGATTGCGAGCTCCTTTTCATAAATGCGTAGAAAAAAATCTCCCATGCCCAATTTCTTCATTGCGAACGTGAAGCCTTTTCcctgttcgcgaagaaggaaaccggaACAGCAGATATCAGAAATTTGAACTTAACTctgggtggtccgaaactcacgcgagccacccgggaccccgtcctattgcaccaacaagttcataaatataatacggacGTGATCAAACCCTCGGAaggcataaaacaacatcaaaactaagactcacaccccaaaaccaaattgaatcaacttttgaacttcaaacttttaaactagctccgaacgcgtcgaatcttacttagacaactcggaatgacatcaaattttgtgtacaagtcataaattactaTACAGACCTATTCCCgtgctcgaaatcccaaacggacctcgataacattgAAGTCTACTTCAAAacaaatttgaagaacttgaaaatcatcaatgtgccaactttcaatattaagcgccaaaatgctcccggatcacccgaaaTGCGACCCgaatacacacccaagtctaaaatcatcatacgaacctattggaaccatcaaattccggttccgaggtcgtttacttaaaatattgactcaagtcaaacttggccatcttaggccactattaaggaaccaagtgttccgatttcaacctgaacccttccaaactcAAAccgaccatccccgcaagtcataaaacagtaaaggtATATACTAGGAGTCTTAATTAGAGAAACGAGgatctagaaaataaaataaccggtcgggtcattacaggcaCATTATTTTGGCTCATGTCCTgtatcttgggccaccaaaaagcaaacttttgtggccttatctactgctgaagccgAATATATGATTGATGTCTCATGTTGTACTCAATTGATGTGGATTTAGCAGTGATTAATGGATTTTagaattgatgtaggttgtatccctATCTTTTGTGATAATACAAGTGCAATCAGTATGACCAAGAACTCGGTCCATCACAAAAGAACTATGCATGTAGATGTTAAGCATCATGTTCTaagggataattttgagaagaGTTTGATTACTGTGGAATTCTATGCTACTAATAAGAAAATTGATGACATCTTCCCAAAAGCCTTGAGTAGGGATCACTTTGAAAAGAAtaagttagaattagggatgattaagatcacctaaaagaaaCCAGTTCTAACTCAATGATTGGTTAGATtatttgtaaattttgtaaataATTATATTAGATATTGCTCAATCTCATACTTttattagtatactcttgtgccatgtacTAAAATATTTTACTTATGTCTAATGATATTACCCTTACTTTCTTAAAAATGCGGTCTTACACAAGAGAACTTTCATTGAAGAACCTAGTTCATCGAGCTTATGAGGTATGTATTCTATACTCCGCATAAGTTGAAATAACTGCATATGAATCATGATCTGAAAAAGAGTCCACTTTATCCCAAACTCTTTTTAAACCAATCTATTATAAATGAACCAGTTTTACCCCAAGACCCACATGCCATAATTGCCAAAACTTTTGGGGAAGAGTCCAATGTCACTTTATACTGACACTCCCAAGGCGAAAAGACTTCTAACCTCCAAAAGTTATCATTATACACTCAAACTATTCTCATTTTAAATTGATTCgactttctcttcttcttttatcCAAACCTTTAAAAGATCAAAACAACAAAACCCTAAATCTATCTCAAATTCTTTGAACCTTCTAAATAGATCGGATGGAAAACACAATTGAAAATACCAAGAATTCTCAAAATCCTTCTTCACCACCCAAAAAACATTCATCCACACCTTCAACCACCCAAACCCCCAataaaaatatgttaaaatgatgGCTCACAAAAGAGTAGCAAGCAGAGAACAAGCCAAGAAGTTGAATGAGAAATTGAAGGCTAGTCAAGCAGAAGAAGCACAAAACTCTAATAATTCTTTCTAGTATGCGACTGAGGGGGGAAGAACCAGTTTCATCTGAAACTGAACATGTAACTTCTGGATTAAAATCTTCTGTTGTTGCTTCTAAAATTGCAGAAAATCTTGAAACTAGGTTTGTGTTGATTGATTCTATTGCTGGCGTAGAAACTGTTGGTACTGAAaaaattggtggtaaaaataaataaaaaaaagaaaaattgagtGAGGGTATTGAAGCATATGTGAGGAGAAGGGAAGAAAAAAAAGTTACTGGATCTACTTCACCCACTCTTGTTTGTTTGAATGAAGAAACATGGGCAATGGTGTTATAGAGTGAAGAGAGCACTGATGAGGAAGGAATTGTTGGAAGAATATGAGGTAGTGGATCTAGTGATACCAATGCATTTGAAGTGTTGGTCAGGCTGAGGAAACGGTTTTAAGAGCCTATTCCTTCTAGGAAAGAACCACTTCATAACTTACTGTAGAAAGTGTGTGATAGCTACAACACTAAGAAGAAGAAAAGTTCTGGTGCTAAAACACCTGGAAAGGATATGGATGGCAAGAAAAGAAATGCTGCCTCTTCTATCCCTGTAGAGACTCCTCCTACAAGATCAAGAACTACAAGGAGCTAGAGGAAGCAGAGTGAGGCCAACTAGAAAAAGTCCTTAGCTGAGAGTGCCAAGAAGGCTACTGTAAAAGGGAAGAAGAAAGTTGGAGAAACGAGTGAGGAAATTCAGATAAAGGAGATGGACATGGTCCTTCAGGATGAGGATGAGGCAGAGGTGGTGGAGGTACTCACTCCCAGTGATAAGAAAAGAAATACTTATCAGAAGAAGTCTCAAGAAAAGGCTTATGACGTAGAAAACTctattttgtaaaaaaaaaataggtttGCTAGAAAAGCTAAGAATGTTCAAGTAGTGGATGAAGAAAGTGAAGAAGATACTAATGAGAAGGAAGATATGCAAGTGAAATTCCAGAAAAGAACTATTCTGATGGGTAGTCTTCTTCGAGATATGGAGGAAAAAGGAATGGTCTTGCTGCTGGAAAAATTGGAGTTACAAGGATTGAAGGATATGGTCCTTCAGTTGGAAGGAAGGTTGGCGAGGGATGAAATTGTGGAATTTTTGCCAACTGTGACATTGAAAATGGAAGGGTCACCAGTGAGGTAAAAGTAGTGAAAATAAGCTCTGATGACAAAGAGCTCGAGAAGATTCTAGGCATACCTGTTGAGGGGTATAATGACTACACAAAGTTGAAATGGCCTGGTCTAGATGATCTTCCCACCTCACTGGTTATCACCAAGAAGTTTGTTGATAGTGACTTGGAGAAAGAACCTAGAGTTGGGTACAAATATGAAATAAAGCTCTCTCACAAGGTGCTTTTTGAGTTTGTGAATAAGGTGGTTCTGCCCAAGAAGGAAAGAAGGCATGTGGCTACCTTCATGGACCTAGTTCTTGTGGAATTCTTCGATAGTGGGAAACAGATTAACTGGTCAGAGTTTATAATCCAACTCCTTCATAGGGTTGTTTGTGGCACCAAGACTCATGCCATCCCATATGGCTTTATCCTAACTGTCGTGCTTGCCTCCTTTAAGGTTCTCCTCAAGAAATGGGATGTTTGTACAAGTAAAGATTACTTTGGGGCCAGAACTTTGACTGATTGTGACTACCAAGTCCAAAATTTGCCCAAAtaacctggttcatccaagagGGTACCTAAGAACAACAAGGTTAGAGAAATAGAGCAGgagagtggggctaaggatgctaaGATTGAAAggctaaagaaaaggttgactaAAGTAGAAGATGAGAGAGACTCCCTCAAGTCTGATCTTGCAAAGGAGAAAGAGAAGCATGAGGGTACTCTTCAAGATATGTTGAAATTGCTTCAAGCCAAGAACCAAGAACTTGGTCCTTCCGAGTCCTAAACTCTTCCTAACCTAGTTTGTAACCAGTGACCCAAGTgggatttttctattttttgctCATggttgtatatttttattttgtcttatgctttgtggtaggatcttatcaatcaatgaaattcactgttgttgctctaattgtttgttgatatttcttagatggctaatataCTTAGAttaaaaaagagaaaattaagtatgtgattgcatttgaagtagccacagtggccatgagtaatatCTGTTAAAATCTGGTTTACTTGActtaattatgcaacttttcgatgatgccaaaagggggaagacaAGGTGTGCTTTTGCTTTGGACTGTaatgtttataacctaataaaCCCAGttcttgatgatttgtgactttaaatgGAAAGTATTCTGACATTATGTTTGATattgagctaagttgaaacaaGTTCCATACTTCT from Nicotiana tomentosiformis chromosome 11, ASM39032v3, whole genome shotgun sequence encodes:
- the LOC104113858 gene encoding F-box protein At5g07610-like, with the translated sequence MSETSLNGISGDRSVDFPASGTEITGNADLLTEILLRLPPKSLLRSQTVCKYWFSLISSQSFRRLQCQRKHSSGKVDGLFFCWWVYGNDHLEFIPFNGMPKTQMNMIPLAFKNLATCTTSKLQSLHSCNGLFCINFNLGAENQVCYVYNPSTNQHRLIPLPDTKPCEIMVMNMAFDPMVSDSYRIVCVMKSNGIYEFYVYSSQSGIWKDSKEILDIKQYFLAQGVFLNGCMHWVSEGGLFIRFDLDSLCFKTMPSTVILNGLLKRNIRYFGQSGGHLHLIEVQNFSSMNFEVLELGSDYRQWFVKYRVDLSALHIAYPLMLSEELDLLDVNRRTCNIVSVIVDDKEQTSRFLVSMPEVIIEYDARRMTIKEVADLGTAKIPVMWEDVSVFEWYDTHQYVETMACV